A single region of the Methanothermobacter sp. K4 genome encodes:
- the aspS gene encoding aspartate--tRNA(Asn) ligase, giving the protein MLLGDLRRTHYSKDIKPEMDGEEVTVMGWVHEIRDLGGIIFVLLRDRDGLIQITAPSKKIEKDLFKSMRKLKKESVVAFGGRIQESDKAPGGFEIIPSFMRVLNPSKQPLPLDPTEKVKAEIDTRLDARFLDLRKPSVSAIFKIKSRMLHSVRVFLEENGFLEINTPKLVASATEGGTELFPITYFEREAFLGQSPQLYKQMMMSTGLDRVYEIAPIFRAEEHDTLRHLNEVISIDIEASFVDHEDVMKILERLVVRVIEDVNEHCTDALETLGRTLEVPETPFERLEYDEAVELVNSRGVPMKHGEDLPRAAEKALGEVMDGYYFITSWPTAIKPFYVMPDEEDPERSYAFDLMYRDLEISSGAMRVHQHDLLVEKIRRQGLNPDSFESYLAAFEYGMPPHAGWGLGAERFNMTLTGVNNIRETVLFPRDRRRLTP; this is encoded by the coding sequence TTGTTACTTGGAGATCTTAGAAGGACTCACTACTCAAAGGACATAAAACCTGAAATGGATGGAGAGGAAGTCACTGTCATGGGATGGGTCCATGAGATAAGGGACCTTGGAGGGATAATATTCGTACTCCTGAGGGACCGTGACGGGCTCATCCAGATAACAGCACCCAGCAAAAAGATTGAGAAGGACCTCTTCAAATCCATGAGAAAACTCAAAAAGGAATCTGTTGTGGCATTCGGGGGAAGGATTCAGGAGTCAGATAAGGCTCCCGGAGGCTTTGAAATAATACCATCATTCATGAGGGTTCTGAACCCCTCAAAGCAGCCACTGCCACTTGACCCCACAGAGAAGGTGAAGGCCGAGATAGACACAAGGCTCGACGCCAGGTTCCTTGACCTCAGAAAACCATCAGTGAGTGCAATATTTAAAATAAAGAGTAGAATGCTGCACTCGGTCAGAGTATTCCTTGAAGAGAATGGTTTCCTTGAAATCAACACCCCCAAACTTGTTGCATCTGCGACGGAGGGAGGAACAGAACTTTTCCCGATAACCTACTTTGAAAGGGAGGCCTTCCTTGGCCAGAGCCCACAGCTCTACAAGCAGATGATGATGTCAACTGGCCTTGACCGTGTCTATGAGATAGCACCCATATTCCGTGCAGAGGAGCACGACACCCTCAGGCACCTCAACGAGGTCATATCAATCGACATAGAGGCCTCCTTCGTTGACCATGAGGATGTCATGAAGATACTTGAAAGGCTGGTTGTGAGGGTCATCGAGGATGTTAACGAGCACTGCACCGACGCCCTTGAAACCCTTGGCAGGACCCTGGAGGTACCTGAAACTCCATTTGAGCGGCTGGAATACGATGAAGCAGTTGAACTGGTCAACTCCAGGGGAGTTCCAATGAAACACGGCGAGGATCTTCCAAGGGCGGCTGAGAAGGCCCTGGGTGAGGTCATGGATGGTTATTACTTCATAACGTCATGGCCAACTGCAATAAAGCCATTCTATGTGATGCCAGATGAGGAGGACCCTGAAAGGAGCTATGCATTTGACCTCATGTACAGGGACCTTGAGATATCCTCAGGTGCAATGAGGGTCCACCAGCACGACCTCCTGGTTGAGAAGATAAGGAGGCAGGGATTGAATCCGGACTCCTTTGAGAGCTACCTTGCAGCCTTTGAGTACGGCATGCCACCCCACGCAGGCTGGGGCCTGGGGGCTGAGAGGTTCAACATGACCCTCACAGGTGTAAACAATATAAGGGAAACGGTGCTCTTCCCCAGGGACAGGAGGAGACTTACACCATAG
- a CDS encoding cobalt-precorrin-8 methylmutase codes for MGASTGQGYEIARKSREIVRKLISDDVSSLRREEVAIVERIVHSTADPEYARITEFSPDFVDAALDSLRSSGEILTDIEMVRAGISRPASCHIRDPEVREIAKRRDITRAAASMEYAAERGFRGIVVIGNAPTALMKVIELTAEGTMDAEAVIGVPVGFVGAAESKEALRETDIPHMITRGPKGGTPVAVAAANALISLSKGGEV; via the coding sequence ATGGGGGCATCCACAGGTCAGGGCTATGAGATAGCCAGAAAGAGCAGGGAGATAGTCAGGAAACTGATATCTGATGATGTATCCTCCCTCAGGAGGGAAGAGGTGGCCATAGTTGAGCGCATAGTTCATTCCACCGCTGACCCTGAGTATGCCAGAATAACAGAGTTCAGCCCGGACTTTGTGGATGCAGCCCTGGATTCACTCAGGAGTTCAGGTGAGATACTCACTGACATTGAGATGGTCCGTGCAGGAATATCACGTCCTGCCAGCTGCCACATCAGGGACCCTGAGGTCAGGGAGATTGCAAAGAGAAGGGACATCACAAGGGCGGCCGCCTCAATGGAGTACGCCGCAGAGAGGGGCTTCAGGGGGATTGTGGTTATAGGGAATGCCCCAACAGCCCTCATGAAGGTAATTGAACTTACAGCTGAAGGCACCATGGATGCGGAGGCGGTTATAGGGGTCCCTGTTGGATTCGTGGGTGCTGCGGAATCAAAGGAGGCCCTCAGGGAAACAGATATACCTCACATGATAACCAGGGGCCCAAAGGGGGGCACACCGGTCGCAGTGGCAGCTGCAAATGCTCTTATATCATTGTCA